Within Sorghum bicolor cultivar BTx623 chromosome 2, Sorghum_bicolor_NCBIv3, whole genome shotgun sequence, the genomic segment GATTCCTATATCCTTTTTACAGGCGGCGGTTCGTCGAACTCCATCGagagcgggcgggcgggcgggtggGGCTGGGCTGGAATCGCCCAGCAACCAGGCCCTAGATCTCGGAGAAGGGGGCGGCGGTTCTTCTAGTACGGCGGCGGGGCGAGGTGGCCGCCGTAGGCGCGGAaggagccggcggcggcgccgtcctGGAGGTGGATGTTGCTGGTGAGCTTGTGGAAGCCGCGGGTGTAGATGCCGAAGCCGAAGACGAGGCCGACGGCCACCAGCACCAGGATGATGAGCGTGCAGATGCAGCACGCCTTGCTCGGGCAGCAGCACATCTCGCCGACTCGCCCTGTCGACTGTCGTAGTTCTCGCCGCTCGGGGGATGGAGATGGAGGAGAGCCGAGGCGCGCGGAGAAGGCGAGGCGCTTTTGCTTTTGGCTGTGGGTTGAGTTCGCTCGGGAACAgcgcgcggcgcggcggggGCTCCGATCTGGTCTCGTCTCGTCTggtcgtgcgtgcgtgcgttgcCGGTTGCCCGGACGAGCGGCGAGGCTATAATAAAGGGCGGCGCGGCTGGCTCGCCGAGTCCGGTCTGGTCAGGGGGCGAAGGCGAACCGAATCGGGTGCGCTCGGCCCGTCGGATCGGTTGGGTTTGGCGGCCGTTTGGGTGGGGTGGGCTGGTGGCCTCACCCTCACCTCACCTTGGTGCAGGCGGTCCCGTCCCGTGGAGGCGACGCCTCGGCGGCCGTGGCTTGGCTTTGGAACGACTCTCTCCGCGGAAAGAGAACGTGCCGCCTACTCCAGTTCGCGTAGGTCTGGTTTCGGAGGCCCTCCGGGCTCCGGCGCGGTGCGAGGTACACGCCCATTGTATTTCTGATGACTATCGTGCTAGCTTGTTTCTACCTCAAATTTTTAAACTCAGACATTTTATCTTTTAATAACTTTTAAAAATGCTCAATTACCTCTCTAGTTTGGTTTGAAATggttttgaaaatattttaattttttttattaatttaaaaAGTGAGTAAATAATCGACAAGATAAGAAATGTCTCCAACCTTCAAAAAATTCGAAAGAAATTATATAGATAGACTTGGATACGGAGAATCCAAGTGAAATATTTAGAGCCCATGAAAAACATATCTACAAGCTTCATAAAGAATAGATGTACATATagagaaatgaaaaaaaaatatctagaaaaaaaacaagaaagTTGCAAAACATTTTAATAAATGTCTAAAATTACTTTAAAAAACTTTATGCTACAAAAATATGAAATGCAAACAACATGTGCATTCATGGTGGTCATGTCTTATATTTCTCGTTGTGAAAAGTTTTCAAAACATATTTTAGACATAAATTAGAATATTTTGGATTTTCTATGTTTTTTTTAGAATCTAAAGCGCCATAGCTTAGCAGATGCTCAACGTTTGATTCCCTATTCTTTCACGAAGATAAGCCACAGAGACGGCCGAAGTGCCGCACAGTCCGGCCGCCTGCCCGCGCCCCGCGGGCCTGCTCAACGGCACGTCAGCACGCCACACACGGCCACTCTTGGTGCCGAGGCAAAACGTCGAACACCAaccggcgccgccgcctccatGAGAAAGCACCACAAACTTCTCTTCCACCACCATCTCCGTCGCCGAACCTCCAAGCCCTACACCTCGTCAGCTCACCTCGCGGCCCCCTTCTCCTTCCCCTCCGGCCccgcctgctcctcctcctcctcctccggcctcCGCGAACTCGACCTCCTGCTCACGGGCGAGCTCGCCCCGACCCCGCGCGTATACCACTCCATCATCACCGCGTGCGCACAGTCCAAGAACCTCGCCGGTGCCCGTGCCATCCACTCACACCTGTCCCGCTCCCGCCTCGCAGGCGATGGCTTCCTCCTCAACTCGCTCATCCACATGTACTGTAAGTGCGGCGCCGTGTCGGACGCGCGTCACGTGTTCGACGGAATACCCACCCGGGACGTGGTCTCATGGACCTACCTCATCACCGGGTATGCGCAGAACGACATGCCGGCAGAGGCCCTCGGTCTTCTACCCGACATGCTCAGGGCGCGGTTCAGGCCCAGCGGGTTCACGTTCACCAGCTTCCTCAAGGCGGCCGGCGCCTGCGGTGGCCGTGGCATTGGGGAGCAGATGCATGCGCTTGCTGTGAAGTACAACTTGGATGAGGATGTCTATGTGGGGAGTGCACTTCTGGACATGTACGCACGGTGTCAACAAATGGACATGGCCATTAGGGTGTTTGACTGGCTGGACTCGAAGAACGAGGTGTCTTGGAATGCGCTGATTGCTGGGTTTGCAAGGAAGGGCGATGGAGAGACCACATTGATGAAGTTTGCAGAGATGCAGAGGAATGGATTTGGGGCGACACACTTTACGTACTCAAGCGTGTTCTCTGCACTTGCTCGTATAGGTGCTCTTGAGCAGGGCAGATGGGTGCATGCACATATGATTAAGTCCGGGCAGAAGCTGACTGCCTTTGTCGCGAACACTATACTTGGCATGTATGCAAAGTCCGGGAGCATGGTTGATGCTAGAAAGGTGTTTGATCGTGTGGATCAGAGGGATCTAGTTACTTGGAACACAATGCTCACTGCATTCGCGCAGTATGGTCTTGGAAAGGAAGCGGTTGCTCATTTTGAGGAAATTAGAAAATATGGCATCCAGCTTAATCAGATCACCTTCCTTTCTGTCTTGACAGCTTGTAGTCATGGAGGCCTGGTGAAGGAGGGCAAGCAGTACTTTGACATGATGAAGGACTACAACGTGGAGCCTGAGATCGACCATTATGTTAGCTTTGTTGATCTTCTTGGTCGAGCTGGTTTATTGAAAGAAGCTCTGATCTTTGTGTTTAAAATGCCCATGGAACCAACAGCTGCTGTTTGGGGAGCCTTGCTTGGGGCTTGCAGAATGCATAAGAATGCTAAAATAGGGCAATATGCAGCTGATCATGTCTTTGAACTTGATCCAGAGGATACTGGTCCACCTGTGCTGTTGTATAACATATATGCTTCTACAGGTCAATGGGATGATGCTGCTAGAGTGAGGAAGATGATGAAGGCAACTGGTGTAAAGAAGGAGCCTGCATGCAGTTGGGTTGAGATTGAGAATTCGGTGCACATGTTTGTGGCAGATGACAGTACCCATCCGAAATCAGAAGAGATATATAGGATGTGGGAGGAGGTAAACACGAGGATTAAAAAAGCAGGATATGTCCCCAATACAGATTATGTGCTTCTGCATATAAAGGAGCAAGAGAGGGAGACAAAATTGCAGTACCATAGCGAGAAGATTGCACTTGCATTTGCACTGATCAACATGCCTGCAGGGGCAACGATTCGGATCATGAAGAACATTAGGATATGTGGGGATTGCCACTCTGCATTCAGATATGTCTCTGAAGTATTCAAAAGGGAGATTGTTGTGAGAGACACTAACAGATTCCACCATTTCAGCAACGGCTCTTGTTCTTGTGGAGATTATTGGTGATTGGTCAATTCTAAGGATCGCTGTGATTGCCTGATAAAGGGGTAACAATGCTCGCAGACAAGTCCAGTGATCCCCGGAGACGTCTCCGGTCAAAGAAGTGAGTGATATTCTGCTTCTGAGTCGATCGGCCCAAGCTGAAGTCGATGGGCAGTGCAATCTGTGAATAAGGCACGAGGGCCGGATGACCCAAGGGCGGCATTCATCTGGAAAAActctgcccccccccccccccccccccccagagTACAGCTCTTCCTGTGGTTGCTACTTCAAAAGAAAATCCAGTGCAAATCGACCCTTTTCAAAAGGCATGTTGTAGACGACACTACTTGTGAGATCTGCGGCGCTGCTGATGAAACTCCGGAACACATCATTTGGGAGTGCAGCTTGGGGAGGACGGTTTGGCAAAGACTCAACATCCAACCCGGGGACCCCTTGGACATGGCGTCCCTGCACACCACAGCACCCCCAAGCCATATTCCTTCGGCTGAATTCCCGGGGTTCATTGCTCTAATCTGTTGGGAGATTTGGAAAGCCAGAAACGCAAAAGTGTTCAGAGGCGAATCTCTCTCAGCTGATCAGGTGCTTCTACTGTGCAAAAACGCTGCTGCCCAATGGAAGCACAGACTCTCGAGGTCCAAGAAGCAGTTAGCTGACAATTGGTGCTCCATCTTCACGATGGCTAGACAGGGTCAAGGTTAACTTGCCtgcctttctttcttttctattttgcTCCTAGAGCCCCAAGTCTCTGATTTTGAGCTTGGCGCCTATCTGTAAACTAACGAGCCGTTTTGGGCTGTTTAATAAAATCAGGTGGGGATTCTCCCCCCCGTTGaccctcaaaaaaaaattctaagGATCGCCTACTCTTTAATGCTTCCACAGAAGTCACGATTGGCGATGGCAAGAAGCCTAAGTTCTGGCATAACAGCTGGCTACAGGGATCAGCACCAAGGGCTGTTGCTCCACAATTATTCGGCCTCgttaaaaggaaaaacaaaacagTGGAGCAGGAGCTTCGTAATAACAATTGGATCAAGTCCTTCCATGGGAAGATCACAATAGCCATGGATCTTGAAGAATTTGTTTCCCTCTAGATCCGCATCCATCAAATTAACCTTCAACCAGGTGTCGCAGATTGCATTATATGGTGTTGGACTGTGGATTGAAAGTACTCGGCGAATTCGCTTATGATGCACAATTCAAGGGGCACCTTCTTTGCAATGCTCCCTTGCAAACTGGATTACATTTATGCCTACAGTGCCCTTATGCACAGTTGATCTGGTCACAAATTCTAGCCTGGGAACAGATTATTCTGCCTCCTACTTTGCACCAAAAGTAATTCTGAATTGATTGCGAATTGGTGGGAGATGGCAGTGAACAGTCTGCTGAAAGAGCAGCAACAATCCTTTAGCGGCATCGCAATTTACGTCATGTGGGATATTTGGAAGGAAAGGAATCACCGCATCTTCCAGCATGCTAGTTTACTGCGGTTGTTGCTGCAATGGCAAAGGAAGATATTCTGCAATGGAGGTGCGCCTTTCGAAACTGTTACGACTTGTGTTTGTGTGAGCTGTATGTGACCTAGCTTTTTAACATTGTAATTTTCTTTTGTGTGGCATGGAGCGGTGGAGGACCCTATTCTTGCTGGCTGGGGGCTGGTGTTCCATGCCACTCAGTGCGCTTGTAAAAAAGTGCTTTTCTACCTTAATTGATTAGGTAGAGCTCCTgccatttttttcaaaaaaaaaaaatacattggTGAGTTCAGAAGGGCTTGTGCTATTGTGGGCCATGGTCCATGGTTTCATGCAGTGACAGCAATCAGGACTGCATGATGAAGATGTGCACTGCGTAATGTAGTACCATTTATACTGTATTGTttcctgaaatattatttttgatTGAGGTTGCTGTGCTCTGCAGCCCTGAAGATGATTCCGCTTGTGAGATGATATTTGTTCACGACAATGACACAATGAGTGTAGACATAGGTTCATGATTCTTTACTGGCGGATGATTTTGCTGTAGAGTGTCACATTTTGCATTTCAGGTTATACTAAGAAATACGAAAGGCTGCAGCCTATTTGGGCCAGGGCTGGCAAGCTGAGTTGTGATGGAGCAGTTCTTGTATCAGGAAATCAGTGCTTCCACACTAGGGTTAAACGCTCCAATCAATGGCAACCCTTCCTGTTTTTTAACCTGCATATGGAGGAGACGAGTATATATGTCATTATCGTGAATTGGTGTGCGGTGCCCAGATTTGAGTATCCCTCTGAGAAACAAAAGATGCTGCACCTGGCACTGATGACTGCTCTGTGTTGATGTACTGGACTTTGCTGGCGAATTCCATTTTGGATCAAGCATCCAAACTTGAGGATAGGAGATCGCATTCCTCCTACTATATGATACACGTTCTATGAGTGGGGTGCTGTGCTGCTCCATGACCTTGCAGGCTGCTGCTGCGTCAGCCGTGCCACACTGAAAAGCGACTAATATAGTGCTTACCACCAACATGATCTGACGCTCTCTTCAGAGCTTTTCTTGAGAACTTGTTTTGCAATTTGGAGAGCTGCAGATTCGTATTTGTCATGTTTCTTGCAGAAATGGAGCCATCGGCGACCTGTATTGTTGCGATTCGTCAGTTGGTCATGGCTGGACGCTTTACCCTGACGCTGAATGGCCGCAAAACCTGCTGGAATCCCAGATCGCGGCGTTCTTTGGCTTAAGCACAGGACGGCAGGGCAGGGGGGTGGTGGCGTACACACCCAGGTTGCGTCGTACGACGACCAAGGAGTGCCACTGCCACCGTGCCAGGTAGCACAAGTGTGAGTTGTGCATGATTCGCTCTTGCATAATTTCGCACGGTGCCGATACATCTACTCGACAGTTCGACAGCCACAAATCATGCTGCCGATGAATCCCCTTGCCTTGCCTAGTTGCCTTTGCCGTGGAGACCAGAAGGGGGAAGGGGAGACGGACGGGAGACCCGCGCGCATGCAAACGTGATGCGTCCCGGTTGGGCGCGTCGCGTCGGCGAGTGCCTGCCAGCCAGCCAGGTCACTTGCGGTTTGCGGTTGCGCTTTGCGCGTGCGTGATGTTGGGGCACGCGATCCCGGCGGCCCGTGGCGCGGAATTCAtggccgcctccgcctcctcccTCCGGGTTGCCGCACCGCACGACCTGCGTGGCACCAGCCGTTGTTCCTTGTTTGGCGAAGCACGAGAGAGCACGCGGTTCCGGTGAGCGTGGCAGACTGGCCCGTGTGACCCCGCCCGCCAAGCCCAAGAAAAGGTGCAGGGGGGGAAGTGCTTCAACAAGGCAACGCAAATTAAGcgtggcaggcaggcaggcacatCGCAGTGGCTCGAGTGACCGTCGTCGTGCGTACACGCGCTCGATCAAGGAGCATACCGGATCGCTGCACTAGCGACAGGTCTCGGTTAATATAGGCGCGGCCAGCCGAGCCCGAGCGCGAGCGCTTGGCGTGGCGTGCGTGCAAAACGCTCGATCGCCCGTCCGCGTGCTCCGTCGTCTCTTAGGGCCCCGCCGCACCTAGCACcttgttcttcttcctcctctcgtaCCACCATCATCGACACCACCTCGCCAAGCCAAGCAGCGCGCAAAACCTCTCCCATCCGATCCTCTCTTCTGTGTGTCTCCTCGATCGCACGAGGTACTACTACTATATACCATACAATGATGCATGCATAGGGCAGAGTTCTTTGTTCTTGCACGAAAATGCAGGGTGTATTAGATATTGCCTGACTGCTTGTAATATGTTTCATGCAACGTTCATGTTTCTGGCTATgcatggtttttttttttcgcGTCTGAATTATGGATTCCTGATGCGGCGCAGTGCGTGCATGGATCAGCGGCCACCGGAGCGCAAGGCGAAGCGCgcgagggaggaggaagaggaggtccACGCCGCACCGCCGCCGGACTTCCCCTTCGAGGAGGCGGCCGCGGCGGGGGCGCTGGGCTTGggcgacgtcgtcgtcgtcggggaGGCGTCGCATCAGCGGCCGCCGCCGGGGGTGTTCCAGCTCCCCTGGCAGAAGTGCCGCGGCGGGCTGGGCGTGGCGACGTCCGCCCCGGGGGAGCTGCGCGACGTCTTCTTCCGCTCCCTCGTCGACGGGGGCGCCGCGTCCATCGGCGTGCCGGGGGACCGGCTGGTGTCGCCGCCGCCCAGCAGGCGCGCGCTCCTCGACGGCGTCGACGCGTGGCTCGCCGCGGCCGCCGACGGCGAGGTGGACCCGGTCTGGCGCTCCGCGCTCATGCATGGGCATGGCCCGCGGCGGGTCGGCGTCGGCGAGGATGGACATGGACGGACGTGGGCCCGCCCCGCGCATGCTTCGCGGGTGAGCCCCGCGTGGCATTGAGTGCGCCGCGGCGCCCCTCCATCATCAGCCGCGTGACGCTGACGTGGCTCCAGGCAGCGCTGTAGGGGGACCGCCGTGGGTGCTGATATCATCATGATCAGGATGGAGTAGTAGGCAGAAGGACCAAGGAAATGTTGTAGTTGTAGAGAACCATGGCCATTGGGGGATCCTTGTCTTTTTTAATGCCCTTTCTGTTCATTGCTCTATTTTATCTGTACAGTTATCATTAGGCATTCTGGCAAAACAGACTACTATACTGTTTGCGAAATCATTCCGATCTACGTTTCTCGTATTTCACCGATACACAGAGGACTGCCTCAGGCTTTAGATGCAATCGTATCTAACTCAATATACGTGCGTTACAGTGAATTAAGATTAAACTTAGTTTAATTTTTATCTTAAAACACAATCATAGTGGATACAAATGCATTCAAACAAATCCTTAGTATCGGTCAATACATTTCTCTCCTGTTAGTACTTGCTTTTTTTTTATCGGAGTTTACATCTCCGGTTCCGCTGCCAAGCTAGCCCCATTTTGAGCCTTGTTTGCATAGAAGGTAAATGCCTCCAATCCGTATGTGTTAAAACGGGAACAGCACAAAGATTACTCCATTTTCTATTTCAATCCATATAAAATGAGATTATTTGAATAACTTCTTGTGCAACATCACCTTGAACTCGTTCAACACATCGATGGTCCTCTGCACACCAAGGCGTGCGGCACCGTCACACCTACATAGGGGATGAAAATGAGCAAAATTCATCAAATAAGACATCTTTTAGTTTTCACTTTATATTTTAGTACAGAAACAAAATTCAAATCTGGAGGCAATGGACATGAAAACAGGGTTTACAGGAAAGTGAACCAGTTTAAATATAAGTGAGCAGATAAAAATCGGAATACGAAAAGACAAGTCGCAAACATGTGACTCATAAAATTGAGAAACATGGCTCTATATGCACCTGGCCAACACGATTTGGCAACAGTACCAACACAAGTAACTCTAATTCATACTGCAAGATATAGAAGATGACAATATCACAAGAATGCATAAGACCATAAATCCACAACACAAGAAAATTGctattttatgacttccaaATATATGGCTTTGCTAAAACAGAATTTCTAACGTTGACATCGCTAAAATGATATCTAAAA encodes:
- the LOC8055840 gene encoding uncharacterized protein LOC8055840, producing MCCCPSKACCICTLIILVLVAVGLVFGFGIYTRGFHKLTSNIHLQDGAAAGSFRAYGGHLAPPPY
- the LOC8055841 gene encoding uncharacterized protein LOC8055841; translation: MLGHAIPAARGAEFMAASASSLRGPAAPSTLFFFLLSYHHHRHHLAKPSSAQNLSHPILSSVCLLDRTSACMDQRPPERKAKRAREEEEEVHAAPPPDFPFEEAAAAGALGLGDVVVVGEASHQRPPPGVFQLPWQKCRGGLGVATSAPGELRDVFFRSLVDGGAASIGVPGDRLVSPPPSRRALLDGVDAWLAAAADGEVDPVWRSALMHGHGPRRVGVGEDGHGRTWARPAHASRVSPAWH
- the LOC8063761 gene encoding pentatricopeptide repeat-containing protein At3g24000, mitochondrial; translation: MRKHHKLLFHHHLRRRTSKPYTSSAHLAAPFSFPSGPACSSSSSSGLRELDLLLTGELAPTPRVYHSIITACAQSKNLAGARAIHSHLSRSRLAGDGFLLNSLIHMYCKCGAVSDARHVFDGIPTRDVVSWTYLITGYAQNDMPAEALGLLPDMLRARFRPSGFTFTSFLKAAGACGGRGIGEQMHALAVKYNLDEDVYVGSALLDMYARCQQMDMAIRVFDWLDSKNEVSWNALIAGFARKGDGETTLMKFAEMQRNGFGATHFTYSSVFSALARIGALEQGRWVHAHMIKSGQKLTAFVANTILGMYAKSGSMVDARKVFDRVDQRDLVTWNTMLTAFAQYGLGKEAVAHFEEIRKYGIQLNQITFLSVLTACSHGGLVKEGKQYFDMMKDYNVEPEIDHYVSFVDLLGRAGLLKEALIFVFKMPMEPTAAVWGALLGACRMHKNAKIGQYAADHVFELDPEDTGPPVLLYNIYASTGQWDDAARVRKMMKATGVKKEPACSWVEIENSVHMFVADDSTHPKSEEIYRMWEEVNTRIKKAGYVPNTDYVLLHIKEQERETKLQYHSEKIALAFALINMPAGATIRIMKNIRICGDCHSAFRYVSEVFKREIVVRDTNRFHHFSNGSCSCGDYW